ACCTGACCAcgtcacatttttatttattttttttctacagtaatGACTGTGTAGAGAAGAAGGAGGCGCCGGAcgtcttcttctgctgctgtgagGGCAACATGTGCAATGAAAAATTCTTCTACAGCCCCGAGATGCAGGCCGCGCAGAGTAAGTCTACGACGCACAGCCAGAGAACAGGTACCAGAATTATTAGACATGTGTACAACACATTGCCAGCACTCTTTAGTGCCTGTAAAATGTGCAACATGTCATTAATTCTTCAGAATTCATCCTCTGTTCCAGCATTTTCACCCTTAGAGTTATGTAGCTTTTTATTAAAAGTCCGGTATACACTGTGCAATTTTTGGCACATTGTGAGCCAAATCTCAGCTTGATCAGGTGTCATATAGTGTACACGATGTAAAGAGCACATATTCAGCCCTCCCAATAAGCTCCTGACTGGCGTTCGGATGATCGTGAGAAAACCAAACCTGCTTAAAATATGTCCGTCGCTAGCGAAGGTTTGTCCTCACTGTACAAGCATGGCAGCACAGCGTGTGTCGTGGACGCAGGAAGTAGAGGCTTGGCTCGTTGAGCTGTCTCAGACACAAAGCAGTAAACCAAATTGGAAACACCATATCCTTAGACTCCCCAGGAGAGCAGTTGTGTTTATTTTCCTGCCTAAGTTGCTCCTCGTTGGTAAGCTGGCCTTTGCTGGGTTTAGTCTCCACTTTTGCCCACCCAATATTTTCCTGGAGTTCACCCAGCAGCCGCCTGGTACATGCCTTGCTTGTTGTTATGGTCATGCCATCCATGTACATCCTTATTAGGGGAAGACACAAACTGTTCTTCCTTTGTTGCCCTCTAACCACCCATCTTGATGCTCTAATGATGAGCGCCATAGTGAATGTCAGGGGGCAGATGGTCCAGCCTGCCATTATGCCGATCTCAAGCTGCTGCTAGGCAGTGGTGTTGCCTTGTGCGGTCACACAGAACTGGAGGTCTTGGAAGTAGGACTTCATACAATGGTGTTGCCATATAATTCTGCGTAGAAAATTGGCAAAGCAGAACGTGTTGTTTCGTTGAGCATCACTACTGATGCaggttatttcttttttctgcttcttATTTCATGTCTATGCCTTCGGAAACATGTTGCTTATTTAGTGTGAGCAGTCGGGTCGCATCCGACCATTGGACCTCACAGTGTGAGATGTCTCGGACGCTGGGTGTTGACCAAACATGGGGAAAAAACGGCACAGTGTATGCCCAGCTTTAAAGGCTACCCTACCTCCAATAAAACAATGAAGTCATTTCAAAAGACTGTAACCTGTTTTATTAGTTGAtgcatattatatttatttctgttaccTTTTACCGTGCCACCCTCATTTTAACCATGCAGAGGCCTTGAATGCTGAAAGCCTAATTTGTTCCAAGCCTTTAGATGTGTTGATGCATAGTGTATGGCCAGATTTGCAGCAGTCGTTGCCAGCACTGcctttgtgtgattttatttgcataatgtTCATTATGTTGTAAAAAATGCTTGATAATGTTGCCTCAGAGATTCACAGCTTTGGTTCCTTCTTGGGGTGATGGGCTATGTCATCAATTCTAAAGCAATAGTGCAAAACAGTAAAGCATTTCCTATGTAtgtgttgtttatttatatataagtgtatttataagtatatttattttttatactaACATTTCGTTACATGCTGTTTATGTAGAAATCAACtgtaaaaaaacactttattaatttattatcacAGAAGGACCCTAACCCACTGCTGACTACATTTTCTAGGTCTAGTTAAATTATGTGTGTGGTATCGGTGTTTGGTGGTGGGAGTATATTGGGCAGAGTTGTTAGGTTTTTGGCAcatgtcattgtcacttctGTGCAGAGGGTGATCCACCAGCCAAACATATTTTGTGAGCAGCCATTCTTGTGGTCATGACAGCTTTCAACACTTGCAGTGTGTAGCGGCTGGGTAGGTGTTTCTAATAACGTGACTGGAGTGTAACTAATGCATACAACCAACATTTCACTCATTACTGTTACATGTAGGCAGTAAAAGCCAGAGTTGGCTAGTGTGGAGAAAAGGCATGGAATCTGGACTTCGCTCCTCTTCCCACATTATTCAAATTCTCATTCCAGCCGCTTATTCAGATTTGCAGCTGTTTAGATTTATCCATTCATTCTGTTTAGTATTATCAATAAATTCTTCTTCATGGAAATTCTTATTCAATGAAATTAACAACATGTCTTGGGCAAAGTGCCATTGGCAGAATATTAATTTGTTCTGTGGTCTCTCTTCCCGGTCCTTTCATTTCTTGTCAGTTGAGTGTTAAACTTGATTGTGATTTGTTGTGGAGgaattgtgtatatttgtatgaatCCATCGTGGTTTCTTTTGAGTAAAACTGAAGAGAAGGCGATCAAGGATCTGCGTGTGTTTAACTCATCAAAGGCAGAGAAATAAACATGTGGGAGGAGTAGCGTGATCTTGCTGATTGGTGTCACCGGGGTGTGGGTGATGAGGCGCTTTTGTGTGTGGCTGAGATTTGCCTTCTGCATGTCGGGCCATATGCAAGGGATTTGCCGAGGTAATCGGGGCTTCTGACCTTCCCTTATCCCTGCTGAGGACAGGAGGCAGCGAGAGGCCTTGCAAAGCTCCTCCTACCCACCGTATTCTTTTTTCAGCGCACAGCTTGCGTGCCAGCACGGGGTGGGGGAAGGTCCTTGGTGGTCCACAAGTCAGACAGGTTGTACATCACTcgtttaggggcagtggttggcctggcGGTAGCGAAACCGCAACCGGGAGGttgcaaggtgccactgagcaaagtaccgtccccacacactgctccctatgggtgatgggttaaatgcagaggagtgtgctgcagagtttcttAATGAAAATCGCttcctttttacttttaattcaaATGTCATTAATTAGAGAGGAATCTGTGACTTCTGTATGTGTTGTGATAAAATGTAACCTTTAAATgtaactttaaaaacatttttaattaaagcatttCTTGTTTATTATCTGATTATGCCAGTGTTATTGTACTATTATAGCAGTATGTAATGCATAAATTACATATTCAATATTTGTTTTGTCAAATGcttaattcttttttcttttccttctcctcCCTCACCCTTCCGTTCTCCTTTCCTTACAGCAACATCAAACCCGTACCCCCAGAGCCCTCAGCTGTTCAACACGCTCCTCTACTCTCTGGTGCCCATTATGGTTATTGTTGCTATTGTTCTCTTTTCCTTCTGGATGTACCGCCACCATAAGCTGGCCTACCCTCCTGTCCTGGTGCCAACCCAAGTAAGTGTCGCCACCAGCTGTTTTTCCATTTCAGCTGGGACACATAATTCCAAAAATGCACTCTATCactttgaaatgtaaatttaatgcaattttttgaCAGAGTGATGTGACACTTGGCATTGGTGTGGTGACTCTTATTCAAAAGTCCTTGAGGGGTCCAATCAGGCCTCTGCCTAGTGTGTTAGTGTGACCTCTGCAGCACCTggctgttattttttatttatttgtttgtttgtttgatttatttatttatttttggtggtTGTACATTGCGTGACATTTGATTTGCcgattttatttttacattgaaattatGTGTCaattttatatgtataattttaCTATGCAACATGTAATaagggaaacaaaaaaaaacagagctatTGAAACtgttttgcatatgtgtgtgagacCGGGATTAGTTTCTCAGCAAAAAGCCCTCCTTGGTGCGGTGTAGGCACAGGCTGCCACTAATGCTGGTAAATATGTGGCTCCCACTGAGGGGCTTTACCTGACCTCACACAAGGTATGTGATTGTTCACACTCACAGGGCGCAGCAAAGTCTTCCGGCTTATGTCCCCCTTGCTCCTTATTTGTTCGTCATGTTGTGGTTACAATGCATTTGCCATGCATTGCTAATGTACCCTTCTGCTGGAAATGCACCGTTTTGTCAGCTCATTTACATGCACGTCTCGCTGCATAAGCTCATTTACTTGGAACGCTCCCAGTTGCACCTTGCACAGCTTAGCTTCACTTAATACCGGATTTTTAGAAATAACTTTGCATCTAGTGCTGCATTTGttgcaaaacaaaaatgaaaacaactCCAAAGTGGAATACATTGAAATGGTACATTAATGTAGGGTGTCATAATAGAAGATCACTGAACACGTACTTTTCTGTCAACGTAGAAAAACGCTGATTTAAATGATGCCTTCTGGTAAATGGTAATAAATTATGTGAGAAACgtgtatatataaacaaatatagAATGCTACAATTTATAGCTGCTGTATTGTATACTCTATACAGTAAATGGCAGTATGCGGTATATATATACCAGACAGATAGAGCATATAGAGATAAGTATTAGTAATGCTGAATGCAGAAAGGGACCACTTGTGTGTCTGGTGATAAATGAGTAAATGTCACCAGGAAAACTAGCATGTTTGATGTCCTATGGCTCACAGGTTTAAGTGAGAAATGTTGAGGgaagaggcagcagcagcagtgagaGGAAAGAGAAGTGCTGTGCCACcgcctgtactgtacactgtgttctgacctctgtctcgccctctctccccctccaccCAGTGCTATACCGAGGCTAAGTCACTAATGTGTTCTAAGTATGGGGGAAGCTTGAAAGAGGGCGTTAGGCTTGCTTTAACTCTGAACCCCCCCTTGTGTATAGTCAGGAAGGAGTGAGGAAAAATAGCCCAACTATGACTATTTATGCCAATGGATAAAATGGGAATAggaaaagtcattttctctcctcccaaaAGCTAAAAGCAACGTCtacttgcagtgtgtgtgtgtgtgtgtgtgtgtgtttttgtactgTTGACTGGGGCACAGGATTTCTACCCATacacccttcacacacacacattcatccaAGGAGGAGCGAGGGCTGACACTGAGCAAACAGGATGGTTAAAGGCACAAACAGATGAATAATGCAGGCCTCCCTGGTCCCTTTTAGCTTAGCTCTGCTATAAAAAGGCCGTTTGGAGGCCGGGTCCCTGAAGCAAGATGTTTAATCAATAATACATCTCCCTGCAGAAGCACTGATGACCTGGGTGCTGCTGATCTTTGACACTGCTTCAGCACACTTTAGTTCATGATCACAGCATCCAGGTccatgttttgctttgtttcatTTATGATTTTACTCAGttaatattatttcattatttcatttatataaatgtcaTCATTCATAGTTAAAGTGCTTGTATGTAACAcctatttatttttgccagtGTTTATGCAGCGTACCTGCCGTGCCTCGCTGGGGTGGAATGGCGGGCGCTGTGCGGTGTCCTGCTGCATGTGCTACAGATGTGTGTAGTGCTCTACCAGGCCCGTTAAGCAGAGGGCCTGAAAATGTCCAGCGTGCAGGACTCTGCAGCTGATTCAATGACGGTTGAACAATTCATATTGCACCTAACAATTTGTGCCTGTCGCTAAACTCATCGCTTCtcaatattattttcatttaattcattaGCTTTTGGAGCTAGCTACAGGGtccatttgtgttttattttgtaccCTCACTTCTGCCAAAAACACTCCCGAAATTTGAGTACTTTGAGTGCTGCAGAAAATAGgctttttactatttatttaaatataaaaggttatgcattttaatcttgctagtgctgactgaattactgtacatgtttattttcaaaTACAAACTAAATACAATGCTTTAGTttaacaaaacctttttttagaCTGTGCACAGTTTGGTTAtgaaaatataacattttggatgttttattgtttaaatgttttcagcAAGGGTTTGGGggaatatttacaatataaattttttttttatgggatgtGTAAACTGGAGGAAAAGTTACAGGTGACAAGCCAACATTTTTCATTCTTGGTAGATCAGATGACACGTAAAACACCCTTTAATAGACTGCAAGTGCCAAGGTATCTAAGTTACCACTATAAAATACCAGTGACCCACATGAATATGTGGTTGTATtagatgtctgtgtttttgagtCATGGGAGTGCCATTTAATTGTGGATTTGAGAGAATCACCCTGTTTTGCTGCTTATTACTCTGTTATATTTATTAATCATGAATAGTTGTAACGTTTTGGCCTCAACCTGGCCTAGTGAGACCTCTCTTTGTATTTTGATCTTATTGTGGCTCTTCAGTGTTGTCTTTTCAGTGCAGTTACGTCATTATTTCTGCTCTCATTGTCAGTATTACCAGGATGTAATGCTCCCTGCCCTTATTAATTTACAAACTGTGTGACAGAGCTGTAGGTCTTCTGCTGTTGAACTTCCGAGCTATTTTGCTCTGTACATGGCCCAAGGTTCTCCGTTTTATAAGCTTAAAACTGCCTGATTATTTATCAGTATAAGCAGCAAAAGGATGTGCTGTTTGTCCTGCTGCCCATTGGAGGAAAAtggaagaggaaatgagagaAAAGGAATAAGAGGCGAAGGCAACCTTGATGCATTGTGTTTCCCATCTCATCGGCACCCTGCTGACCCTGTCGTGTATCACAACACAGTGGAATTAATGAAGGATATCGATTAGAATTTGGACCCTGGCGGGGACTCCTTATTACGTCTGTGAGTGGGGTGGGAGAGAGGAGCTCACTAATTTGTTCACAAATTCAGATGGTACGGCAGCTTATCCTGTCATAACAGAATGTGTACAGAAAATGTGGTATTAGCTGTTTAAACAGGAGGGCTTTGGTCAGGTGATACAGCAGAAATTACGAAATGAGCTGGAGTGGGAAAGCAGTTGTGAGCCTGTCCTATCCTGATGTTCCCGAAACCCCATTATGCACTACCAGTTCCACAGCATCCGACCGACGGGTGTGCAGCTCCACAAGAGACCAGTGCTTCTCCGCAGGGTTCGGTCAGGGCGCACCTGTCCTCCTCGCTGTGGCTCAGTCTGCACTGTGCAATCTGATCTTGAATCTGAGAGTGCCAGGCAGGTCCTTACATTATTGATGAGCTTTTTAAGGGCCAGCGCTCTGCTCTGAGGCCAAATGACCGCTCTCTCTCCGGTCGGGATGGGGTTGCTGGGCGCCCAGTGACCTTTTAAAGGTTGACTGTTTTCAGACATGCCAACCATATGTATAAAATTACAACTGACCACTGCTGACAGAGAAAGGAGACTTCCTCCATGTATACGAGAAGCAACTCATCAGTTTATTGACTGATAATTGACAGATATTGATATTGATATTAAGACAGTCTGCTCAGTGGTGCAGCTGCTATGACAACTCTTTTTAGAACCCAGCAACCAAAAGGCCTTTAAAGCTCTCCTTCTGATGACCAAGTATAACAGTGTAGCTGTAGTTGGGATCACAGGGATGCCCATCTTTTGTTTTGTACATAGTGCCCTGACAGCCCTCATTTGACCCTCATCTCACTCCATTTTTATCTGCGCCTCTGTCCTCTCTCTGTATCTCCCCTCATCACTTTATTTTCTTCTCATGATTTCTGTGCTTTTGACTCTGAGGACCTCAGATATGTGTCATAACGCCTCCAATTTCTCGCACGGTGGAGTGAGGTCAGCTGAGTGTAAAGTGATTCAGTGGCAGCAGTGGCCCGCACTTCCTTAtcacagggagagagagcgagatagAGGAAACTGAggaacccccacccccccaaaaaaaaaaaaagttcctttcTAACCAAGGTCATCAATCAGACGCTGAACCCGGCTTTACCTGCTTCCATTTCAACCTCACGGAAAACTGTAAaaatttctttttgttcttgttttctaCTTCTTTTCCTTCACTAGCACGCCTTTCATATAATGATAGAGGTAAGATAAGTTTAATTAACTCATAAActcatacatatttatttctttttaatccTCCAGGGATTTTCCGTGGTCTGATAATGCAGCCATTTTTGTTTCCTCCCTCGCAACCagttaaaattttattattttattttatttattttttcctgcaTGATTTTTGTATTGTAAATCCAGTATGTCCACACTTGGAAAAAGACTTCATGTGCATGAGCGAGTGAAGGACTGCTTGTAGCCCACATTTATTTCGGCATGATGCACGCCGCAGTActcttgtgttgtttttattctaATGCAGTTTGGGAAATTAGGTTTGCTTTGCTACAGGTTTCACAAAGGGCCGTGACCAAGGGCTATGCACAAGAAACAAATATGGGAAGACTTACAATAAGGAAttctaaaacacatttaatccTTTGATGCTCACATTGGCATGGGTTGTGTGCCTATTTACTCTGAGTAAGATGTTGCATGAAAatatgtgttttctgtattgaCAGTGCACCATCTTTTTATAAAGGGATTTTTAAAGGTTCAATTTATGAAGCGGTGAACTAACACCTTTTAACACATTGTGTAGAGGGGTGTATAGTATCATAATGTAACAGTGTGCTATAATTTAAGTAATAAAATAAGtgataatgtaaaatatttggaTTTAATAGTTTTAAGGGTTTAACCCTCAAAAAACCCTCATGCATACCTCTCATGCAGACCTCCTTGGTTAAACTTCAGCCTCCCCTTTCATCTGATGAATTTTGATTGTTGCAGAGAGGCAACGTAGCACGCTGGAAAATTGTGGAACTGACCAGGTAGAGGAGACTGAGAGGCGCACAGTTAGGAATCCAAATGGTGATTCAGGCTGTGTACATAGCCCAGAGCTACACCAAATGCATCTGCTGATAATGGCTCAGAAACCAAGCACTCCCACCCTGTCTCCACTATATATGCATCGTGGAGCGCGTAGGCCTGAGTGTAATCATTCGATCATATCGAATAGCACACCCTAAAATAACACCAAGTCTGGATCCTGTTGGGGCAACTCGCTGGAAAGAATAAAACTCTACTGCCTCCCCATCTGACCCGGCCCCTATCCCCCTGTTTTAGTAATACCAAAACCTTTCTTCCATTTGCTGCTAGAGGAGCGCTCATCTATAATGGATGGTCAGAGTCCCTTTGGCCATATTACTGCTGTGGTCTTGGTCAATGATGTAGGTTTTGGAATAGGATTTGGCTCTATGTGAGTAAGGACTTAGCTGATCGCTGCATCTCCATCCTCTCAGACATTCTTTTCACCACTTGACATCATAAATCCCCAGTAAACCCTTCCCCCATTACTTTACCTTTGGGAAGACGCAATAAACTCAATATTATATGTCCGGTATTCACTGAATTCTATTTGTGTCCAGGGAGTGCtcccccaataaaaaaaaggcttctcACTTCCAGCTTTATGGCTCAGCATCTGTTTAATTATTGAAGTTTTGAAAATCCAGTGTAAGCATGCAGGTATTGTCTTTGTTTACACCTTCGTCCCTGGCCAATGTCAGTGCACGGACGTTCTTGTTTATTCTCAGTGCCCTTCTTCACAGAACGGCCCTCAGCTCCTCAGTTCTGTGTATGACGTAACTTTCTTCCAACCTCCATGGCCAGTGTGCTTCTCTCCAACTGCAGTTTTTTACAGAACATCCTTTCTTTCCCCCCCATTCATTCTGTGACCTACTgggtaatttattttttatgcagtGCTCTCCTTTAACCTTCTCTCCTTTCTGCTCTCGCACTCTCCCTATCTTGAAGGATACACGTGGAAATGATTAGTTTAATCCTGAGCAGCAGCTGACTAAACCCATTTATATTCAGAAGGCTTGCCCTGGCCCCGTTGACACGTGATTAGCCGGAAGTACTGCCCTGCTCTCCTGAATTTAAGACAACAGTGGGTGCTCATGTGCACACGTCTGTCTTTTATTTGTGCCACTTATCACATCAGATACATATCAGATGCATCTAAATTTAAGTCTGTTATCGTCAGCTGAGCTCTTACGACATAGTTATTACGTTAACTTACGGTAGCCTTTGTAAAGCTTTGAATGTTAAGAAAATAGTGAATCTCGAGAAACCAATTTGGTAGTTAGGAAGTAATTGAGATGTTTGTTTTGCTCTGAGGATCTCAGGACCCTTGAATGTTATCTGGCAAGAGCACAGCAGTCAGCTACCGTACTCACAGCCCAGGGGCGCTCATGCAATCATATCTTTTTTGACCATTCCCATCCGCCCTCTCACGCAAGCTCACCGGAGGACTCCCAGCAAGGCTATCGCTCCATCGCTGCTCACAATAACTGGATTTCAGCCCACCCTCCACAGGCAAAGTGCTGCCTCCTTCCTTACCGACTGACCTCCTTTTGACATTGGATCAGGCCAAAATAAAGCCAGTCACGCTCTCACTGGTTATTGCCGTGGTGGGGAGGGGAGACAGGCCCCCGCAAGCACAAATAAGCTGCAGTAATCTAGTCTAAATTGAATAAAACTACCCAGAGTGCATCATGCTAAAAACCTGCTCCTCGGAGGAGCACGAACCACAACAGAGGGTCAGGAGAAactaaatgatttaaaataatgaagttTTAATTCCACAAAGTGAAGGGAAGTGGGCTGAATACCAGAGTTTCATTTATAAAGCTTTGCACAAACTGTCTAGACAAACTGCTCTGAGCTCCGTGGACATCATGGAGAAAATCCCAAGTACTCATCTACTTTTGTGCAATGTACGTGAAGTCAGAAGTTGTCACAGTCTCCACTTAAAAAGATTAAAGGAAGGAAGGTGGACAGCATTCATGAGAATAATTGGTGTTATTCTTTTAATGCCCCCCTCACTCAGATATGCCTTAAAGCGggtgaataagaaaaaaaggtcCAGCTTGTCTCGCTTTATGTAATGTTATTTATCGTTCCAAACTCTGCCCTGACCTCACAGCTGTGCTGCACAGGATGTGTAAGTTGAAAGTTTTGTAATGAGACTTGTTCTTTTCCCCTTTCAGGACCCAGGACCAACTCCCCCCTCTCCCCTTCTGGCTCATAAACCACTGCAGTTGCTGGAAATCAAAGCCAGGGGGCGCTTTGGCTGTGTTTGGAAGGCCCAGCTTCTGAATGAATATGTTGCGGTCAAGATTTTCCCCCTTCAGGTGgcacttttttaaaatcttaataaaaaaatagcctCCTTACAACAGCGGTTTATTTTCAATATACTTTTTAACACCTGACACTAAACTGTTACATATGATCATCAAAAtataattgttatttttataattgGTATTCTGATGAGATCAGGTTTGGGGGACTATAGACAGTACAGTGTCtaaaccctgtgtgtgtgtgtgtgtgtgtgtgtgtgtgtgtgtgtgtgtgtgtgtgtgtgtgtgtgtgtgtgcttgcactCGCACCTTTTGTAGGACAAGCAATCTTGGCAGAATGAGTATGACATATACTGCTTGAGTGGCATGAAGCATGAAAACATCCTGCACTTCATCGGGGCGGAGAAGAGGGGCAGCAGCATCGACGTGGAGCTGTGGCTCATTACCGCCTACCACGAGAAGGTACCAGTGCTCTGTAAAAATCGCATAGCAACCATAGAACTGGGAGTTTCACACCTGTCTATTACCCACATATACAGAAATTGAGTACACACAGGCTAGGGCTTTCTGAGATCCAGTACATTTTAATTGGTGTTTGGGCACACTATCTAAAACTATGAGCCTTGTCGCATGcattaaaagtacaaaaaaaaataaaggagaCATTGTGAAATACGGTATATGCTGCTGTTGGTGGATATGCCCAGAGGGAGAGTGATTTATCTTTTTATCTGGTAGCTTAACGCAGTCACATTTTAGACCTGTGATAATGTATCTCTGGCTTGCATGCTCCCCCTGGTGGACACGAAGAGCACTTGCATTTGAAAAATTCTGTGTATCCTGTCCAGGGCTCACTGACTGATTACCTGAAGGCCAACGTTGTCTCCTGGAACGAGTTGTGCTACATTGCACAGACCTTTGCCAGAGGTGTGGCTTACCTGCATGAGGACATTCCGGGCCTGAAGGACGGACACAAGCCCGCCATTGCTCATAGGTCAGCTCCTCATATTCACTGATTGGCTGCTTTACCCACCCCCCCTTCCTTCTCTTTTCACATTGGGCTTTCTTTCGGTTAGCCAGCAGCTTAGTGCTTATCCTGTGCTAGCTTGTGTGTAATTTATACCATTGTCCACTAAGAGGGCAGACAGAGTGACTAGCTTTCAGCACTTGTCCATTGTGAATGATAAATGACACTAACCCCTCATTGCATGCCCCAGCCAGAGCCTCCTCTCTCTGCACAGGAACCCGGCCGTCACCCCAGCTGTAATCACACACAGTCTCCGTGTCCTACTTAcgtccacatttacatttagtcaTCTGGCCTGTGCATTCATTatccacacacacttacagtgcTGCCGCACAAGGTCAGTCTCAGAGCTGTGGTTTTGAGAGCACAATGCCTGATCAAATCCTGGAGGGGCTTAAGATGagcattcttttcattttgcaggtGGCAGGTCTCTGTGATGTTCCTGCATGATCATTTTAGAggtttactttgcacatttggcTTGATGTGGAatgatattttataaaaatgagtCATTTATGGGCAGCAGCAAAAATATTGCTCCAGTTTCATGAAAAATTATGTTAATAAACGGGGCAATGGTTATAAGGACTGGTTTTATTGTGTCTTTTCCCAAGTGATACATTGCAGCTCTGACTGTTTTTAATGCTGTCACTATGTGTCTGACAGGGACATAAAGAGTAAGAACATTCTACTGAAGAACAACCTGACAACCTGCATTGCTGACTTTGGTCTTGCACTTAAGTTTGAGGCAGGGAAATCAGTTGGTGACACACATGGTCAGGTAAGTCACACCTAGGCAGTCAAAAGGATGATGTATAGGAACTGAAATAATTGTGGTTTGGTTTTAAGGCATTTAACTACATACATCTGAATATTTTCTGTGACAGACTGCGTCTGTTCCGTCTTTAGTGTGGCTTTCAGTCACGGTTTGTTCTTGTCATCACTTGGAAGTAGGCTGTTTTATTAGTTTCTAACATTTTAGTGTTCTTGTATTATAACATTGTCATCAAATTATTAAATCAAATAATTGTGCAGTTCAGCCCTTCTCTTTAATCTTAGTAATAACCCCCAGTACATAAGGGCTGATTCACATGATGCAGCCAACTGCGGGCATTCTGCTTGCATCCTACTGAAGGCTTGTTTTACAAATGTGCGACATATGCCGTTTATACTATTCATCTAACTTTTGTAACATGATCTATTCATTCATGCTGCAGAAcccttgaaaaaaaatcttgctgTATGAAAGTTCATCCCATATCCCAGATACATCATAACTGAGATTGCATAACATGCACAGAGAGTGTGTTGTTCCACACAGCTT
This genomic stretch from Denticeps clupeoides chromosome 5, fDenClu1.1, whole genome shotgun sequence harbors:
- the LOC114789984 gene encoding activin receptor type-2A isoform X2: MGTATKLAFAVFLISCSSGAILGRSETQECMYYNANWEKDRTNRSGIEPCYGEKDKRRHCFATWKNVSGTVEIVKQGCWLDDVNCYDSNDCVEKKEAPDVFFCCCEGNMCNEKFFYSPEMQAAQSKSTTHSQRTATSNPYPQSPQLFNTLLYSLVPIMVIVAIVLFSFWMYRHHKLAYPPVLVPTQDPGPTPPSPLLAHKPLQLLEIKARGRFGCVWKAQLLNEYVAVKIFPLQDKQSWQNEYDIYCLSGMKHENILHFIGAEKRGSSIDVELWLITAYHEKGSLTDYLKANVVSWNELCYIAQTFARGVAYLHEDIPGLKDGHKPAIAHRDIKSKNILLKNNLTTCIADFGLALKFEAGKSVGDTHGQVGTRRYMAPEVLEGAINFQRDAFLRIDMYAVGLVLWELAHRCTAADGPVDEYMLPFEEEVGQHPSLEDMQEVVVHKKLRPTLRECWQKHAGLAMLCETIEECWDHEAEARLSAGCVEERIIQMQRQTNLIAPEEIVTVVTMVTNVDFPPKESSL
- the LOC114789984 gene encoding activin receptor type-2A isoform X4 translates to MGTATKLAFAVFLISCSSGAILGRSETQECMYYNANWEKDRTNRSGIEPCYGEKDKRRHCFATWKNVSGTVEIVKQGCWLDDVNCYDSNDCVEKKEAPDVFFCCCEGNMCNEKFFYSPEMQAAQTTSNPYPQSPQLFNTLLYSLVPIMVIVAIVLFSFWMYRHHKLAYPPVLVPTQDPGPTPPSPLLAHKPLQLLEIKARGRFGCVWKAQLLNEYVAVKIFPLQDKQSWQNEYDIYCLSGMKHENILHFIGAEKRGSSIDVELWLITAYHEKGSLTDYLKANVVSWNELCYIAQTFARGVAYLHEDIPGLKDGHKPAIAHRDIKSKNILLKNNLTTCIADFGLALKFEAGKSVGDTHGQVGTRRYMAPEVLEGAINFQRDAFLRIDMYAVGLVLWELAHRCTAADGPVDEYMLPFEEEVGQHPSLEDMQEVVVHKKLRPTLRECWQKHAGLAMLCETIEECWDHEAEARLSAGCVEERIIQMQRQTNLIAPEEIVTVVTMVTNVDFPPKESSL
- the LOC114789984 gene encoding activin receptor type-2A isoform X1; this encodes MGTATKLAFAVFLISCSSGAILGRSETQECMYYNANWEKDRTNRSGIEPCYGEKDKRRHCFATWKNVSGTVEIVKQGCWLDDVNCYDSNDCVEKKEAPDVFFCCCEGNMCNEKFFYSPEMQAAQSKSTTHSQRTATSNPYPQSPQLFNTLLYSLVPIMVIVAIVLFSFWMYRHHKLAYPPVLVPTQHAFHIMIEDPGPTPPSPLLAHKPLQLLEIKARGRFGCVWKAQLLNEYVAVKIFPLQDKQSWQNEYDIYCLSGMKHENILHFIGAEKRGSSIDVELWLITAYHEKGSLTDYLKANVVSWNELCYIAQTFARGVAYLHEDIPGLKDGHKPAIAHRDIKSKNILLKNNLTTCIADFGLALKFEAGKSVGDTHGQVGTRRYMAPEVLEGAINFQRDAFLRIDMYAVGLVLWELAHRCTAADGPVDEYMLPFEEEVGQHPSLEDMQEVVVHKKLRPTLRECWQKHAGLAMLCETIEECWDHEAEARLSAGCVEERIIQMQRQTNLIAPEEIVTVVTMVTNVDFPPKESSL
- the LOC114789984 gene encoding activin receptor type-2A isoform X3 translates to MGTATKLAFAVFLISCSSGAILGRSETQECMYYNANWEKDRTNRSGIEPCYGEKDKRRHCFATWKNVSGTVEIVKQGCWLDDVNCYDSNDCVEKKEAPDVFFCCCEGNMCNEKFFYSPEMQAAQTTSNPYPQSPQLFNTLLYSLVPIMVIVAIVLFSFWMYRHHKLAYPPVLVPTQHAFHIMIEDPGPTPPSPLLAHKPLQLLEIKARGRFGCVWKAQLLNEYVAVKIFPLQDKQSWQNEYDIYCLSGMKHENILHFIGAEKRGSSIDVELWLITAYHEKGSLTDYLKANVVSWNELCYIAQTFARGVAYLHEDIPGLKDGHKPAIAHRDIKSKNILLKNNLTTCIADFGLALKFEAGKSVGDTHGQVGTRRYMAPEVLEGAINFQRDAFLRIDMYAVGLVLWELAHRCTAADGPVDEYMLPFEEEVGQHPSLEDMQEVVVHKKLRPTLRECWQKHAGLAMLCETIEECWDHEAEARLSAGCVEERIIQMQRQTNLIAPEEIVTVVTMVTNVDFPPKESSL